One region of Daphnia pulicaria isolate SC F1-1A chromosome 7, SC_F0-13Bv2, whole genome shotgun sequence genomic DNA includes:
- the LOC124350530 gene encoding uncharacterized protein LOC124350530 isoform X11 → MTNMSRILPLLLLSVLLVNGQIPKRDSSDTLDDSFWTEETSVGDVEKLLKEHRENQDLVRSIGGSHYQIVFPVQLRHREKMGISTREIGATKQQTGKHYHRTSLLIKAFSHKFRLDLELNSQLLAPNLIQKHFLPGGVEQFSKQEIEHCYYHGTVKDYPGAVAAFRTCSGVSGIIHIGNETFVIHPFYGGDLSQRKHPHVIFEARTKVKQMCANTGMLEYGLRSGNYRGGGGGGKGQSKQPKSNERQKRDVREVTKYVETALVLDKAMFEKRNGSRRIEVVQDAIQIANIADLYFRTLNTRVSVVYIETWASENQAPVDRSQDIHRALLNFNDYISRKLYNVIKDTTQLLSGETFSGGSGMAAPDTICTPRSVGLSVDINPYEPHLVAGTMAHMIGHNIGMGHDDGRDECHCGDWHGCIMSQSIMGLESVQPYKFSECSLSDYIEKLKIGHSICLFNRPNQLEDFRTCGNGVVEDGEECDCGTIEECHDSDPCCDPITCKLTAEAECASGPCCDDCKLRPKGYLCRDATNECDLPEICNGRSGQCPLDIYKKNGNQCEINKGYCFNGVCPTLDSQCRLIWGDGGLSGDRKCFEQFNSQGSINGHCGQDAHNNYIRCDAEHVMCGSLQCQMGTRYPIVAGMDQMYSRTLVSMAGREFECKITSGTVAAADLPDLGIVRDGTPCGNSLICMNKTCSSIYPHIDRSKCPSNNVALDCSGHGVCSNINSCFCDAGWTGHDCSTQTNDSYIRSGFQSGDKMGAAEASERDSANAGALGTGAPPPLNGVTTLMPEAQTSNSKTTSYVDRSGHSTVFMVVMLVSVVGGVFIVFALMALCYRSVVVHRNLSLCLRRKSTMPKYDPPYLKRPLVNASGQMMTLPKPPGGGGGGGGNAGGAGPSGNMGAAGPSGINNATGNHHHAANMSTDALSLEAGAKGISFGTMPSYNNRFPGAGNVQLQQHQHHHHQHQQHQQQQQHIVQHMKQRQHPHMDGISSASHSHVNSPNSTPAHHGISNHIMQASASEDETLQSGEDEGTAFLDGMLPQSNNLSGSGMNKQPEKGILKKSGGGVYGSVGGGGGIGSSQQQLGGGGGGGHGGPSLTLPLGRMNSGSSMMMNKEKWSEESQSDNQEVMSVLLSPDGGSSRISDRLAASSLSDVERTLKSLNGYHEDILQALRSAAASQRSASTASLSDELRKSFAESYADYFPPPDYLSMRSLNNHDKHGGVGGRGGVMGPGSSVSSTSERLPGLASPLPGGGSLGVGAHGGGDSGDEGDLVPPCGPIRIRNLEDLIRQLERHSARHTSPNGSEDIRMSETEADRHYRLMEAAAGGGVPGLGASDSQAGSDALRFVYGRYRQPTSVPGISLYETTSNENNHDHHDDIKHGGHGGDPGDSDESDSDVVLGADQAGLFIDDPLMGHQPEGPDELGYGPPLSPSGNSDESYTIDDGGTTTVSSSYPSGSRSAVSTGEDPLRAAAAVAAAASAVDVIAASHPQVRPAKFPEYKH, encoded by the exons CAACAGACGGGCAAGCACTACCACCGGACGTCGCTCCTGATCAAAGCTTTCAGCCACAAGTTCCGGCTGGACTTGGAATTGAACTC GCAGCTGTTGGCACCCAACTTGATCCAGAAGCATTTTCTGCCCGGCGGAGTTGAACAGTTCTCCAAACAG GAAATCGAGCACTGCTACTACCACGGAACGGTCAAGGACTATCCAGGAGCCGTGGCGGCCTTCCGGACGTGCAGCGGAGTCAGCGGAATCATCCACATTGGCAACGAGACGTTCGTGATCCATCCGTTTTACGGCGGTGATCTCTCG CAGAGGAAACACCCTCACGTCATCTTCGAGGCCCGGACCAAAGTTAAGCAAATGTGCGCCAACACGGGCATGCTCGAGTACGGCCTCCGCTCGGGCAACTAccgcggtggtggcggcggtggcaaAGGTCAGTCCAAACAGCCGAAATCCAACGAGCGACAAAAGAGGGACGTCCGCGAAGTGACCAAATACGTCGAAACGGCCCTGGTCCTCGACAAAGCCATG TTTGAGAAGCGCAACGGCAGCCGACGGATCGAAGTCGTCCAGGACGCCATTCAAATCGCCAATATCGCCGACCTG TATTTCCGGACGCTCAACACCCGCGTTTCGGTCGTGTACATTGAGACGTGGGCCAGCGAGAACCAGGCGCCGGTCGACCGGTCCCAGGACATCCACCGGGCCCTCCTCAACTTTAACGACTACATTTCGCGCAAACTCTACAATGTCATCAAGGACACCACTCAACTTTTGTC CGGAGAGACTTTTTCCGGAGGGTCGGGAATGGCGGCGCCGGACACGATTTGCACGCCCAGATCGGTGGGGCTGAGCGTCGACATCAACCCGTACGAGCCTCACCTGGTGGCCGGCACCATGGCCCACATGATCGGCCACAACATTGGCATGGGTCACGACGACGGCC GTGACGAATGCCATTGCGGAGATTGGCACGGCTGCATCATGTCTCAATCGATCATGGGCCTGGAAAGCGTCCAGCCCTACAAGTTCTCCGAGTGCAGCCTCTCCGACTACATCGAGAAGCTGAAAATCGGCCATAGCATCTGCCTCTTCAACCGGCCCAATCAG ctGGAGGACTTCCGCACTTGCGGCAATGGCGTCGTCGAGGATGGAGAGGAATGCGATTGCGGAACGATCGAGGAGTGTCACGATTCCGATCCTTGTTGCGATCCCATCACGTGCAAATTGACGGCAGAAGCCGAATGCGCTTCCGGACCGTGTTGCGACGATTGCAAA TTGAGACCGAAAGGCTATCTCTGTCGGGATGCCACCAACGAGTGCGACTTGCCGGAAATTTGTAACGGGCGTTCGGGTCAGTGTCCGCTGGACATTTACAAGAAGAACGGCAACCAGTGCGAGATCAATAAAGGCTACTGCTTCAATGGCGTCTGCCCGACCCTGGACAGCCAATGCCGACTCATTTGGGGCGACG GCGGACTTTCGGGCGACCGCAAGTGTTTCGAGCAGTTCAATTCGCAAGGATCAATCAACGGCCATTGTGGCCAGGATGCCCACAACAATTACATTCGCTGCGATGCGGAGCACGTCATGTGCGGATCGCTGCAATGCCAAATGGGAACGCGCTACCCCATCGTCGCCGGAATGGATCAAATGTATTCGAGGACTCTGGTCTCCATGGCCGGACGGGAATTCGAGTGCAa GATCACCAGCGGGACCGTTGCGGCTGCCGATCTGCCGGATTTGGGGATTGTGCGGGACGGAACTCCTTGCGGAAACAGTCTG ATTTGCATGAACAAGACGTGCAGCAGCATTTACCCGCACATCGACCGGTCGAAATGTCCCAGCAACAACGTGGCGCTGGATTGCTCCGGCCACGGCGTTTGCTCCAACATCAACTCGTGTTTCTGCGACGCCGGATGGACTGGCCACGATTGCTCGACCCAGACCAACGACAGTTACATCCGCAGTGGCTTCCAGTCCGGCGACAAGATGGGCGCCGCCGAGGCCTCCGAACGCGATTCGGCCAACGCTGGGGCCCTGGGCACGGGGGCTCCTCCGCCACTCAACGGCGTCACCACCCTCATGCCGGAAGCGCAAACCAGCAACAGCAAAACCACCTCCTACG TAGACCGAAGTGGTCACAGCACGGTGTTcatggtggtgatgctggtctCGGTAGTAGGGGGCGTATTTATCGTCTTTGCCCTAATGGCCCTCTGCTACAGGTCAGTGGTGGTACACAGAAACCTCTCCCTTTGCCTCAG AAGGAAGAGCACGATGCCCAAATATGATCCGCCCTATTTGAAGCGGCCCCTTGTCAACGCTTCCGGACAAATGATGACTTTGCCCAAGCCGCCGGGCGGgggaggtggaggaggaggcaaTGCCGGAGGAGCCGGTCCGTCTGGTAACATGGGAGCTGCTGGGCCTTCGGGCATTAATAACGCCACGGGCAATCACCATCACGCGGCCAACATGTCGACGGATGCCCTTTCACTGGAAGCCGGTGCTAAAGGCATTTCCTTCGGCACTATGCCTTCCTACAA CAATCGATTTCCCGGTGCTGGAAACGTCCAGCTtcagcagcaccagcaccatcaccaccagcatcaacagcaccagcagcagcagcagcacattgTCCAGCACATGAAGCAGCGCCAGCATCCGCACATGGACGGCATCAGTTCGGCGTCGCACAGTCACGTCAACAGTCCCAATTCGACGCCGGCCCATCACGGCATCAGCAACCACATCATGCAGGCGTCGGCCAGCGAGGACGAGACCCTCCAGTCGGGCGAGGACGAAGGGACGGCCTTCCTGGACGGCATGCTGCCGCAGTCCAACAATTTGTCCGGCTCCGGAATGAACAAGCAGCCGGAAAAGGGCATCTTGAAGAAATCGGGTGGAGGAGTTTACGGTTCGGTTGGCGGAGGCGGCGGAATCGGCTCatctcagcagcagctgggcggcggtggtggtggtggacacGGAGGGCCGTCGCTGACCCTACCCCTGGGCCGGATGAACAGCGGCTCGTCCATGATGATGAACAAGGAAAAGTGGAGCGAAGAGTCGCAGTCGGACAACCAGGAAGTCATGTCCGTCTTGCTGTCGCCGGATGGCGGAAGCAGCCGGATCAGCGACCGGTTGGCGGCGTCCAGCCTGTCGGACGTTGAGCGAACTCTCAAGAGCCTCAATGGATACCACGAAGACATCCTTCAA GCTCTGCGGAGTGCGGCTGCCAGCCAACGAAGTGCCAGTACGGCCAGCTTGTCGGATGAGTTGCGGAAGTCGTTTGCCGAGTCGTACGCCGACTATTTCCCTCCGCCCGACTACCTGTCCATGCGGAGTCTCAACAATCACGACAAGCACGGCGGAGTGGGCGGACGTGGCGGCGTCATGGGCCCCGGCAGCAGCGTCAGCAGCACCAGCGAGAGATTGCCCGGCCTGGCCAGCCCGCTGCCCGGCGGAGGCTCGCTGGGCGTCGGCGCCCACGGCGGCGGAGACAGCGGAGACGAGGGCGACCTGGTCCCACCGTGCGGTCCGATCCGCATCCGCAATTTGGAGGACCTCATCCGCCAGCTGGAGCGGCACAGCGCCCGGCACACGAGCCCCAACGGCTCCGAGGACATCCGCATGTCGGAAACGGAAGCCGACCGACACTACCGGCTGATGGAAGCGGCGGCAGGAGGCGGCGTGCCCGGTTTAGGAGCTTCTGATTCCCAAGCAGG TAGCGATGCCTTGCGGTTCGTCTACGGCCGTTACCGACAGCCGACCTCCGTGCCGGGCATCAGCCTTTACGAAACAACCAGCAACGAGAATAATCACGACCACCACGACGACATCAAACACGGCGGACACGGCGGCGATCCGGGCGATTCCGACGAGAGCGATAG TGACGTCGTGCTGGGGGCGGATCAGGCGGGACTCTTCATCGACGATCCGCTGATGGGACATCAGCCGGAAGGACCGGACGAACTCGGATACGGACCGCCGCTGTCGCCGTCGGGAAACTCTGACGAATCTTACACCATCGACGACGGAGGGACGACGACCGTGTCGTCCTCTTATCCATCGGGATCCCGTTCGGCCGTCAGCACCGGAGAGGATCCTCTGCGGGCGGCGGCCGCCGTTGCTGCTGCAGCGTCGGCAGTCGACGTCATCGCCGCTTCTCATCCGCAAGTTCGACCGGCCAAATTCCCCGAATACAAACACTAA
- the LOC124350530 gene encoding uncharacterized protein LOC124350530 isoform X2: protein MTNMSRILPLLLLSVLLVNGQIPKRDSSDTLDDSFWTEETSVGDVEKLLKEHRENQDLVRSIGGSHYQIVFPVQLRHREKMGISTREIGATKTMERPSESSRMNERYSTQQQTGKHYHRTSLLIKAFSHKFRLDLELNSQLLAPNLIQKHFLPGGVEQFSKQEIEHCYYHGTVKDYPGAVAAFRTCSGVSGIIHIGNETFVIHPFYGGDLSQRKHPHVIFEARTKVKQMCANTGMLEYGLRSGNYRGGGGGGKGQSKQPKSNERQKRDVREVTKYVETALVLDKAMFEKRNGSRRIEVVQDAIQIANIADLYFRTLNTRVSVVYIETWASENQAPVDRSQDIHRALLNFNDYISRKLYNVIKDTTQLLSGETFSGGSGMAAPDTICTPRSVGLSVDINPYEPHLVAGTMAHMIGHNIGMGHDDGRDECHCGDWHGCIMSQSIMGLESVQPYKFSECSLSDYIEKLKIGHSICLFNRPNQLEDFRTCGNGVVEDGEECDCGTIEECHDSDPCCDPITCKLTAEAECASGPCCDDCKLRPKGYLCRDATNECDLPEICNGRSGQCPLDIYKKNGNQCEINKGYCFNGVCPTLDSQCRLIWGDGGLSGDRKCFEQFNSQGSINGHCGQDAHNNYIRCDAEHVMCGSLQCQMGTRYPIVAGMDQMYSRTLVSMAGREFECKITSGTVAAADLPDLGIVRDGTPCGNSLICMNKTCSSIYPHIDRSKCPSNNVALDCSGHGVCSNINSCFCDAGWTGHDCSTQTNDSYIRSGFQSGDKMGAAEASERDSANAGALGTGAPPPLNGVTTLMPEAQTSNSKTTSYVDRSGHSTVFMVVMLVSVVGGVFIVFALMALCYRSVVVHRNLSLCLRRKSTMPKYDPPYLKRPLVNASGQMMTLPKPPGGGGGGGGNAGGAGPSGNMGAAGPSGINNATGNHHHAANMSTDALSLEAGAKGISFGTMPSYNNRFPGAGNVQLQQHQHHHHQHQQHQQQQQHIVQHMKQRQHPHMDGISSASHSHVNSPNSTPAHHGISNHIMQASASEDETLQSGEDEGTAFLDGMLPQSNNLSGSGMNKQPEKGILKKSGGGVYGSVGGGGGIGSSQQQLGGGGGGGHGGPSLTLPLGRMNSGSSMMMNKEKWSEESQSDNQEVMSVLLSPDGGSSRISDRLAASSLSDVERTLKSLNGYHEDILQALRSAAASQRSASTASLSDELRKSFAESYADYFPPPDYLSMRSLNNHDKHGGVGGRGGVMGPGSSVSSTSERLPGLASPLPGGGSLGVGAHGGGDSGDEGDLVPPCGPIRIRNLEDLIRQLERHSARHTSPNGSEDIRMSETEADRHYRLMEAAAGGGVPGLGASDSQAGDALRFVYGRYRQPTSVPGISLYETTSNENNHDHHDDIKHGGHGGDPGDSDESDSDVVLGADQAGLFIDDPLMGHQPEGPDELGYGPPLSPSGNSDESYTIDDGGTTTVSSSYPSGSRSAVSTGEDPLRAAAAVAAAASAVDVIAASHPQVRPAKFPEYKH from the exons ACTATGGAGCGACCGTCTGAATCTAGCAGGATGAATGAACGCTACAGCACTCAG CAACAGACGGGCAAGCACTACCACCGGACGTCGCTCCTGATCAAAGCTTTCAGCCACAAGTTCCGGCTGGACTTGGAATTGAACTC GCAGCTGTTGGCACCCAACTTGATCCAGAAGCATTTTCTGCCCGGCGGAGTTGAACAGTTCTCCAAACAG GAAATCGAGCACTGCTACTACCACGGAACGGTCAAGGACTATCCAGGAGCCGTGGCGGCCTTCCGGACGTGCAGCGGAGTCAGCGGAATCATCCACATTGGCAACGAGACGTTCGTGATCCATCCGTTTTACGGCGGTGATCTCTCG CAGAGGAAACACCCTCACGTCATCTTCGAGGCCCGGACCAAAGTTAAGCAAATGTGCGCCAACACGGGCATGCTCGAGTACGGCCTCCGCTCGGGCAACTAccgcggtggtggcggcggtggcaaAGGTCAGTCCAAACAGCCGAAATCCAACGAGCGACAAAAGAGGGACGTCCGCGAAGTGACCAAATACGTCGAAACGGCCCTGGTCCTCGACAAAGCCATG TTTGAGAAGCGCAACGGCAGCCGACGGATCGAAGTCGTCCAGGACGCCATTCAAATCGCCAATATCGCCGACCTG TATTTCCGGACGCTCAACACCCGCGTTTCGGTCGTGTACATTGAGACGTGGGCCAGCGAGAACCAGGCGCCGGTCGACCGGTCCCAGGACATCCACCGGGCCCTCCTCAACTTTAACGACTACATTTCGCGCAAACTCTACAATGTCATCAAGGACACCACTCAACTTTTGTC CGGAGAGACTTTTTCCGGAGGGTCGGGAATGGCGGCGCCGGACACGATTTGCACGCCCAGATCGGTGGGGCTGAGCGTCGACATCAACCCGTACGAGCCTCACCTGGTGGCCGGCACCATGGCCCACATGATCGGCCACAACATTGGCATGGGTCACGACGACGGCC GTGACGAATGCCATTGCGGAGATTGGCACGGCTGCATCATGTCTCAATCGATCATGGGCCTGGAAAGCGTCCAGCCCTACAAGTTCTCCGAGTGCAGCCTCTCCGACTACATCGAGAAGCTGAAAATCGGCCATAGCATCTGCCTCTTCAACCGGCCCAATCAG ctGGAGGACTTCCGCACTTGCGGCAATGGCGTCGTCGAGGATGGAGAGGAATGCGATTGCGGAACGATCGAGGAGTGTCACGATTCCGATCCTTGTTGCGATCCCATCACGTGCAAATTGACGGCAGAAGCCGAATGCGCTTCCGGACCGTGTTGCGACGATTGCAAA TTGAGACCGAAAGGCTATCTCTGTCGGGATGCCACCAACGAGTGCGACTTGCCGGAAATTTGTAACGGGCGTTCGGGTCAGTGTCCGCTGGACATTTACAAGAAGAACGGCAACCAGTGCGAGATCAATAAAGGCTACTGCTTCAATGGCGTCTGCCCGACCCTGGACAGCCAATGCCGACTCATTTGGGGCGACG GCGGACTTTCGGGCGACCGCAAGTGTTTCGAGCAGTTCAATTCGCAAGGATCAATCAACGGCCATTGTGGCCAGGATGCCCACAACAATTACATTCGCTGCGATGCGGAGCACGTCATGTGCGGATCGCTGCAATGCCAAATGGGAACGCGCTACCCCATCGTCGCCGGAATGGATCAAATGTATTCGAGGACTCTGGTCTCCATGGCCGGACGGGAATTCGAGTGCAa GATCACCAGCGGGACCGTTGCGGCTGCCGATCTGCCGGATTTGGGGATTGTGCGGGACGGAACTCCTTGCGGAAACAGTCTG ATTTGCATGAACAAGACGTGCAGCAGCATTTACCCGCACATCGACCGGTCGAAATGTCCCAGCAACAACGTGGCGCTGGATTGCTCCGGCCACGGCGTTTGCTCCAACATCAACTCGTGTTTCTGCGACGCCGGATGGACTGGCCACGATTGCTCGACCCAGACCAACGACAGTTACATCCGCAGTGGCTTCCAGTCCGGCGACAAGATGGGCGCCGCCGAGGCCTCCGAACGCGATTCGGCCAACGCTGGGGCCCTGGGCACGGGGGCTCCTCCGCCACTCAACGGCGTCACCACCCTCATGCCGGAAGCGCAAACCAGCAACAGCAAAACCACCTCCTACG TAGACCGAAGTGGTCACAGCACGGTGTTcatggtggtgatgctggtctCGGTAGTAGGGGGCGTATTTATCGTCTTTGCCCTAATGGCCCTCTGCTACAGGTCAGTGGTGGTACACAGAAACCTCTCCCTTTGCCTCAG AAGGAAGAGCACGATGCCCAAATATGATCCGCCCTATTTGAAGCGGCCCCTTGTCAACGCTTCCGGACAAATGATGACTTTGCCCAAGCCGCCGGGCGGgggaggtggaggaggaggcaaTGCCGGAGGAGCCGGTCCGTCTGGTAACATGGGAGCTGCTGGGCCTTCGGGCATTAATAACGCCACGGGCAATCACCATCACGCGGCCAACATGTCGACGGATGCCCTTTCACTGGAAGCCGGTGCTAAAGGCATTTCCTTCGGCACTATGCCTTCCTACAA CAATCGATTTCCCGGTGCTGGAAACGTCCAGCTtcagcagcaccagcaccatcaccaccagcatcaacagcaccagcagcagcagcagcacattgTCCAGCACATGAAGCAGCGCCAGCATCCGCACATGGACGGCATCAGTTCGGCGTCGCACAGTCACGTCAACAGTCCCAATTCGACGCCGGCCCATCACGGCATCAGCAACCACATCATGCAGGCGTCGGCCAGCGAGGACGAGACCCTCCAGTCGGGCGAGGACGAAGGGACGGCCTTCCTGGACGGCATGCTGCCGCAGTCCAACAATTTGTCCGGCTCCGGAATGAACAAGCAGCCGGAAAAGGGCATCTTGAAGAAATCGGGTGGAGGAGTTTACGGTTCGGTTGGCGGAGGCGGCGGAATCGGCTCatctcagcagcagctgggcggcggtggtggtggtggacacGGAGGGCCGTCGCTGACCCTACCCCTGGGCCGGATGAACAGCGGCTCGTCCATGATGATGAACAAGGAAAAGTGGAGCGAAGAGTCGCAGTCGGACAACCAGGAAGTCATGTCCGTCTTGCTGTCGCCGGATGGCGGAAGCAGCCGGATCAGCGACCGGTTGGCGGCGTCCAGCCTGTCGGACGTTGAGCGAACTCTCAAGAGCCTCAATGGATACCACGAAGACATCCTTCAA GCTCTGCGGAGTGCGGCTGCCAGCCAACGAAGTGCCAGTACGGCCAGCTTGTCGGATGAGTTGCGGAAGTCGTTTGCCGAGTCGTACGCCGACTATTTCCCTCCGCCCGACTACCTGTCCATGCGGAGTCTCAACAATCACGACAAGCACGGCGGAGTGGGCGGACGTGGCGGCGTCATGGGCCCCGGCAGCAGCGTCAGCAGCACCAGCGAGAGATTGCCCGGCCTGGCCAGCCCGCTGCCCGGCGGAGGCTCGCTGGGCGTCGGCGCCCACGGCGGCGGAGACAGCGGAGACGAGGGCGACCTGGTCCCACCGTGCGGTCCGATCCGCATCCGCAATTTGGAGGACCTCATCCGCCAGCTGGAGCGGCACAGCGCCCGGCACACGAGCCCCAACGGCTCCGAGGACATCCGCATGTCGGAAACGGAAGCCGACCGACACTACCGGCTGATGGAAGCGGCGGCAGGAGGCGGCGTGCCCGGTTTAGGAGCTTCTGATTCCCAAGCAGG CGATGCCTTGCGGTTCGTCTACGGCCGTTACCGACAGCCGACCTCCGTGCCGGGCATCAGCCTTTACGAAACAACCAGCAACGAGAATAATCACGACCACCACGACGACATCAAACACGGCGGACACGGCGGCGATCCGGGCGATTCCGACGAGAGCGATAG TGACGTCGTGCTGGGGGCGGATCAGGCGGGACTCTTCATCGACGATCCGCTGATGGGACATCAGCCGGAAGGACCGGACGAACTCGGATACGGACCGCCGCTGTCGCCGTCGGGAAACTCTGACGAATCTTACACCATCGACGACGGAGGGACGACGACCGTGTCGTCCTCTTATCCATCGGGATCCCGTTCGGCCGTCAGCACCGGAGAGGATCCTCTGCGGGCGGCGGCCGCCGTTGCTGCTGCAGCGTCGGCAGTCGACGTCATCGCCGCTTCTCATCCGCAAGTTCGACCGGCCAAATTCCCCGAATACAAACACTAA